The Juglans regia cultivar Chandler chromosome 6, Walnut 2.0, whole genome shotgun sequence genome contains the following window.
CTTTGCTAGGCAACAAAACAACTCCCACTTGGCACTATAGGCCATCCTTCTCATCAAGTTCTCCTCAAAATTCTTCAAACGGACTCTTCCAGTTTCAGGTGAAAATTGTTTCCAAGTCTGTGTGTACTTTGTGTGAGCCATGTCAGTTGGCCAAACGCAAGCGTCTTGCCTTTTCTAAATCCACATGGTCATCCAGTTCagctttgaaaataattaattcaaatgATGGAACTCATTGGTTCAATCCGTTAATGGTTAAAATTTCAAGTTATTTCCGTTCATGAGTACTCTTTGTTCTTCGTGAAtcttttcctttaaaaacaaACCTGATATAGTTCTTTGTTTCATCACATTAATAAGACTCCGGTTTTGGGTTTAAAAGAATTAGGTTGAAATCTTGTTCTCCAATAGAATTAAACAGTTTCAAACTGACAGTAGCAGTAAATATCTTTGAACTCAATTTCAGTAATAATTGTCTTCCAATGGGATTTTACACAAAAATCTCTTATCCGCATATTGCTCAACAGTGGTATAGCGGACAGAAACCACCAAGGGTGGTGTCGCAATGGTTTGGGGTTACTCCCATATGGTTTAGCATGTACTAGGTCCTAGGTCAAATCCGAATATGGATTCCCCttagattattagtattagCCGCCTAATGACTTGTTACATTTTCTAGTGGAGCCAGGTTTAGGCTATGGCTCAAACTCTACTTGAGGGAGCGCCAGAGACTTCCCACCAGTAAGGTGCTACTATGGTCACGTCCATGTAGGGAGGCCACCTCCAATTGCCCTCTCTACTATGCTCATTCATTGTTGCTTTCACGTTCTTGGGTGGATGCACTCCAAACAGCAGTCTATTTAATTAACTGATTGCACACGCTAGTCTTGGATAATAATGTACCTTGTTGAGGTCTTTTGGCTGTGCTCGTTATCCATTATTGAGACCCTATAACTAAAACAAGTTAGAATAGCGCAGCAAACAGTATTCTAACTTTTCAGGATATAGTGCATTTGATAAAGGGTATCCTTGCTTAGATCCATTAACCAACTGAGATTATTTCAGGGAATATGATATTTGACGAGAATCTGTTTCCTGGTAAGGATGACTTCGTTCAGACAAATGTTCCTACAGATAATACCACTCTTTTACCATCTTTTATTCctatttcatataatacatctgaCCATGTGCATAATAGCATTTCATGCACACCCAGGGAACCACAAAAATATGTTTCCCCCATAGACCTTTAGACAATGCTACTTCATCCACTACACCTGACTCTTTAGATGAGCCAAATTCCACCAAAAACCCGTCATCCAATATATGCTCATTAGGATGAACAAACGATCAAAACTCACCTCCTAACACCGCACCATCTATGCAAGTCTCCACCAGCACATCAAGGTAAAAGGTTAGTGTGTCATACCTATATTGAATAAATATCACAACTGAGCAATTTATTCTGATTTCAACGTTATaattatccttttctttttttcctctcctttcaTTTGTTCTTAATTTGAGACATCAAAAACTCAAAGTAACGAAACTAATTTTTGGTTGATAAAAGAAGGTGGCTCCTGAGTTAAGGTTAAAGGCCcttgtctgtttttttttttttttttaaagttcccGTAACTTAAGATGTCATTAAAACACAATTGTTCAGTTACGTCATTCTCAAAAGATTCCAGCTGTTAGTGAAACTCAAACATTCTCTTCTTTATGGACGCAAAGTTGATCGCTTTTGTAACAATCAATAAGTAAAAcatttatatgataaaataaataaagcagtaacatatatatatatatatatagagagagagagagagagagagagagagagagagagagagagagagagagagggagagagagagagcgcagaaAACATGTACAGatccttaaaaaaaagtgagacaTGGTTTTGGTCGGATACTTTTACTctttttgaattatatatttccCTGCAAGAAAACTTCAGACCACGCAGTATTTAAGAAAGGAATCAAGAAAGCTGATGGTATTTAACACAAGAATCATATCGAAAACATACCCATATCTGGAAAGAGAAATAAACCCAATATAAAAAGAAGCAGTTTTGCGGGGTGTGTGTGGtgaggaggagaaaaagaaaggatcATAGGAATTAAGACCTGTTTGGCCATCTTGATGACAACGTAAGGGTCACTGCTACAGACGTCGCGGACGGCGAGATTGACGCCACGCTTGACGCGGATCCTGAGGAGTCCGACCAAATTGTCCATTTGGGACGACGACCGGCCTCTGGCGGCTGAAGAATCTGTCATATCCTTTGCGTCTCCCTCCTTACCTTCACTTTTGTATCAAACCAACCAGACCAGTTCCAATTCTCTGAATCTCTACTCCCTGTCCCCACAAAAACCATTTTTAcgtcattaataaataaaaaaatctcattgcaTTTCTGGTTAAATTCTAATAAATTCAACCGCTGAAAATTCTTCACGATAATTAATATCAGCTTTCCAATCCCATCATCCATGTGATGTGATGTCCATACAAAAGCATTactacaataaaattattattgttattattatagtatttttttccttagattttatttatattcaaaggAAGGTTCTTCCAgggtaatttattattttcttgtctgatttattaatatgatttttatcgAAATGTGTTCTTGAATTTAGTAcgaacaaataaaaataaaaagtaaatacaaCGGTGAAAGACACGAAGTGAAAGAAATGACTCAAATGAGAATGGGCCCTACCGGTGAGAGACAGAAAAATATTCGAGTGTTCACGCGCAGTGACTTTCGATTTGAACGGTTCAACGATGAACCAGAACCACATGTTCTTCTTTTCGTTTTTTGTTGTGTTCGTATTCGACTGACTCAGGAAGATGGTCGAtttgcgcgagagagagagagagagagaggagaaagtgACCTGGAGATCCGGTAGCCAGTCGAAGGAGAACTGGACGATAAAATGTTTACTTTGGTTTcgctaattttaaattttattttactatttctctctttttttttttcattagattGCTTTaaattcgaagatgacttgagatgagctgggatgagttgagatgaattgtgaatagtaatgagatgagttgtgaatagtagtgagatttgtgagttaaagttgctgaatagtaatgaatagtagtgagatgagttgagatgagctgaaatgagctgaaatgacttgcgaatccaaacaagcccttaatttATACAATGGAGTATCGTCATCATCACATAAATTCTCTATATCTAATATTCACCTGTTAGATGCAGAAACTTAATCCATAAAAGATTTTCCATATACCATTTCAATAAATCCTTTTCAGGAGTActgtttttaaaaatgtatgATTTGTGTAAGTTATTTtattcctaaaattattttagagttaaatatatatatatatatatctctaaaaatatataaatagtgtttgtataacatttctcatataaaattattttatgcctatttattagaaaatgatttgtgTAAGTTTGATATAAAGTAGTTATATATggacttacaattttacttatatttttacttacaaaatttattttgttagttttttcttttgaattttaaattttaaatttcaagtttcatgattttcagcatatcaataactgacatgtggagaaataaattttttataagtatttctTAAGTACGTTTAACATTTTCTTGTAAGTACCACTacttttcaaaatagaaaaatactaaatgtatttaagaaaaacttacaaaaactttttttttttacatgtataagttattgatatgctgaaaattataaaatttaaatttcaaaaattaaattaaaaaaaaaactaacaaaatgattctgtataaatacatatataactacTCTTCAAAATATGGTCCAAAATTTCTCCTCACCCACACAAGATACCCCACATGCAATTATGAACACATGCATTGTaccagaaacaaaatgtaagaTAACTGGGTTACTGGCCACCAAAGTTTAATGTTGGAGGAGTCTAGTAGTGCAAAAAGGGACTTTTCAGCAAGGGTAGCATCTTTGATAGATATTGAGACGGGTTGGTGGGATGTCTCCAGGGTTAGAGCTCTCTTCAATCTAAAAACAGCTTCAGATGTAATGAAAATCCTTCTCAATCCAGGGCAACATGAAGATGTACGGATGTGGCATGAGAAAAATGGGGCATTCAGTGTTCGAAGTGGATATAGATTCTTCAAAAATCTTACACAACATGATATTTCTGAGAGTTCAAATGCCCATGAAGAGCAGAAAATGTGGAAAGCCATTTGGAAAATAAGGGTTCCCAATAAAGTTAGACTTTTTGCTTGAAGAGCTTGCAAAGAAAGCTTACCTTCGAAACATAACTTgttcaaaaggaaaattatagaGAGTACTGCATGTGATTTTTGCAATTATCCTATTGAAGATGTATCACATGGTGTGTTACAGTATCATGATATTAAAGCTGCTTGGCAGCAACTTTTACTTGatctaacatttttctttgaCTTATGCATAGTTACTGAAGCAGTTGTGTCTCTATTACACAGAGGGGATCAAGGTTTACTTAgcaaatttttcttaattgcaTGGTCATTCTGGTATAGGTGCAACAAGTGGACCATTGAGCATAGCCTACTGAACCCTTTGCAGACTGCAAACTATGCTATTAGTTTGCAAAAACTTGTACTCCCAGCACCTGCTGAACCAAACTATTCAATGCAGAAACTGGGTTGTTGGCGCACTCCTCCTGGTTTTTGCAAGCTAAATATTGATGCTGCGTTATGTTTTTACCTTAAAAAGGCTGGAGTAGGTGTTGTGCTTAGGgatgagaaagaaaatgttcTTATGGCTGTGAGTAAATCTGAGCATGAGCTTCATGAACCGGAGTTAGTCGAATTACTAGCCCTATTACGAGGTCTGCAATTCAATTTGCACTTGGGGATTTCCAAGGTTGTGCTTGAGAGTGATTGTTTACTTATGGTGGAAGCTTTGGCTActaatgaagatttgttatCAAGCCAAAGTAACCTATTAAAAGAGGTCAGAAATCTGCTTAGCCATTTCGAACAGTATCAAGTTCAACGTGTAATTAGAGGTGGAAATCAAGTTGCTCACTTCCTGGCAAAGCATGCATGGTCAGTCTATGATTTAAAGATGTGGATGGGATCTGTCCCTTCTTTTCTACATCAATATATATGGCTCGATCAAACCAATTTGTAAGCATTACATTTGATGATTAAATGAAGTtcttcttatcaaaaaaaaaaaaaagaaacaaaatgtaagATTTCCCAAAAAGAGTAAAAGATTTTGTAAGATTttccaaaaagaataaaatattttctcacaaaaaaaattaaaaataaaaagattcccCAAAAAGTCAATGCATTGGTTGTTGCCAATCTTGCTAGGTATAAGCGAGTTCGCGCACTAAACTGTGTACTGATGCTTACATAACCTTTTTCATTGAAACAATTCTTCTATGTACAGGCAAATTAGTGTACCAATTTGCGAACGAAAGTGACATGGCAGGCAGGCAGGGGCATTTATGTAattgtaaaaagtaaaaaaagaaaagaaattgaaatgaaatgaaatatgaaGAACAGAAGAAGAGAACACCCGCTTCCCTCCATCTCCCCAGATCTCTTCCTCAACGcgtaaaaaaagaagagaaacttTGAAACGAAATACAAAGAAGAGAATAGTCTGATTCCCTCAGTCTCCCCAAATCTCTTCCTCAACGAAGCCAACTCCCCCAAATATCTTCCTCAAATTAGGCATCTCCTTACGCGCGACGACGAGGTTGATGTGAAGTGTACTCTGTGCGCGACGGCCTTCTCTTCAATTGAAAAGAGGGAAAGACAAAGAGTGGAGGTACCGTTACACAACCGAAGAATCAACCGACGGTGACGGTCTCCTTTACCCGCGACGGTCTTCTCTTCGGTTGATTCTTCTCTTCGATTTGTTTGAAGCTTTTCACCTGCATTGAAAGATCATTCCTATTTAAGAAAACCATTCCTATTTAAGATGCAATTAGACCCACAAAGACCATTCCTATTTAAGAAAACCATTCCTATTTAAGATTCCTTGAAAGATCAGCCTAAGAGAATGATCCCTTTTGATTGGTATGccataatttgaaaatattgaaatggCATATTAAACTTGGTGAATACGCCAACCAGCCTgccaacaatattttttttttcatatatttttctcccaaattttattaccTAAGAACTCAGAAGATTAGGTTTCGGTTGCTTGATTCTTACCCTTTTTTATTGATAGAGATTGTAAAAACCTAACTTTTGAAaaccacaaaatcaaaatatatccacaacacaaaattaatcaactgcatttatctgttacataaagagagagagagagatatataccGGTGGTAGCAGCTGTGTTCGAGGGGAAGAGGCACAACGAAGGCATGCGGAGAAGATTATGGGTCGGACCAAAAAATGGGGGTTAAACCAGATAAGAGATTAGGCATGAGAAATGTGAGCTTTCGACGGcttgaagagagaagagaatTGATGGCGTGGAGAAGAGAAGCATACTGTGCACGCATCGGGGCTCAAACcaaagaagagagaaaggggCTCAAACGCGAAGGGGCTAAAAATGCACAGTTTTGtcaacatttttcatataactTCATCCCACCCAATTCCTTCAACTCAACGCACGCAAAATTCCAAACGATTCGTTTCATTAGCTCTTTCCATTTCAGCACATCGGTGCGTAATATCACCTGCCTTGAGAGTTTTTCCAACCCTAAAGAGGCGAGAGATCCCAAGTTCCAATGgttgtttaataatatattatttagtgcCAACAAAGGCCataaaagtagaagaaaatgaaagaggcAAGAAGAATATGAGTATCTACAGCGGGAGAGATTGTAGATGAAGTAGAAACCATTTCTATtcatttagggctcgtttgaaATCTTAGAACATCTCAAGATTCtgttaataatagtgaaataatttgtgaataataatgaaatgatttgagttaaaatgttttattggattttgaaaaaagagaaagaaaaagttaaataaaaatattatcaagttaaaaaattgtttgaatataattttctttttaaatttgaaaaaaaaattattgttttatgtgtttttttttttttaagtttaggaaagttgtattaggttttatgtttggataataattatacgaaaaagttgaatatgtaaaattgaaaagtgttttgcaTTTGAGTAgttttttagaaagaaattatgcgaactttttagaatattaaaaatgtcTAAGAATGCTTAGTTTTACGAGAAAACACCGACAATTATTTGGACCATACGAGATTTAGAAACCAACACTGAATATTTACAGATCTAGATAGTTGTATGAATGCctattatgaatgaatgaagcGTAATTTTATCCAATATTTTATGTTAGGCTTAGTTCCAATTTGTGCATCTTTTTTGTCTCTagtttttgtaaagaaaatcAAAGTCAGCATTTTGCTTGTACTCTAAAAGACTAGcaagaaaagttttaaataccaTGTCGTACCGGTCAGTATTTACCGTGCCGGGTAGTGACCGATACATGGAAGGTATGTATTTCGAATCAGGTCAAATACTGATCATACAGGTACAATtcttactttttcaaaattctcacTCTAATTTTCACATCTGAagattattttcttaactttttttaatctcctTTTCTGGAGAACTGAAAATCAAATCCTTACTTCCCTTTTCGTGATAAAgataagtgatttttttttaaatagttagattgagaacttagaagtattattgaattttataaatatatattttaactttttaaaacttgcattgatgttattttgaaatataatttatacatatataattaatttattatatataaactatctcaaaacgacaccggtatcgaaatattttgcTCTAATACTTTAACCAAAACGGTATTTGAAACTTTGCTAGCAAATCTCATTATTGGAGTTGATtgcaatcattttaaatcaaAAGAATTTTCCCTCCAGACAATatgagatctcattcaccaccctCCTAATACTCAATCTCAAATATTACATTTCCCCCTTTAAATCTTCAACATCCTCGTCGGGCTATCATGTTTTAGGTAGTCGAACCTTTGAGTTGTCAATCCAATTAAAATCAATTGATGTAAGGAAGACACACAAGTCTTTTATGGCATTTGACACAGCACCTGCAggctttttttaaataaaaaggtcGCAGGGAACACTATTGTGGACACCCCAACAATCTCTCCCTCGCGACGATGCTCCCGCGATGCGAACCCATGAGttcaaaaaattgtattgaCTAAGAAATTGCAATGAGTGAGAGAGACAATTGACAACTTAATTGGCAAAGTACACTATGAAGAAGCGTCAATTCCACAAGGTTATCTCCAAGCTATACCAACCATAAGAATTTAACCTCTCCTCAAAACTAGCAGTACATCCTGAatgcaaaattctaaaataaacaaaattgaacTATAATCCCATAATTTATATCAAGCAACAAAATAATATCAACTccgataaaagaaagaaaatgttgttcTTGTATTTTCCCTTTTCTCTCCGGTAGGAAAATATTCTCCCCCCTTGCTCGTAATTGTCGATGAGATTGTTGCGTGGTATGCCAACCATCAACCATTTTAAAGGATCTGCGGGTGGTCGGCAGGATGAGAACCAGTTCTTGAGCCTCCAAGAAGTTTGCTTAATCTTGCATAATCTACTGAAATAGCTTCCTTAATCTTTCAACAGATTGTGATGCTCTTTTATTTGTTGGCTCAAGGACAAGCGCATATCTAAAATCTGCAGGGTTACAACACAATCAAACAAATGACTCAAAAAATGAAACCAGGTCTAAACACGAGATGTGCCCTAGAAAATACTACCAGGTTAATAAAGCTTTTGCTTATTATTATTCTCCACAGTTCTTGGCTATTTGGTTAAATAATTCATCAGTTATCTTTGCAAATAGCATGAAGAAGTGGTGGGGCACCTAGAGAGGGAATGTGATAAGTTCCGGAAAAGAATAGTGCCTCTAGTGGATATCACTACagtaaatatatgaataatggaGACGTAGCTAGTGTGAGAACAAGTATAACAAGGGAGTTTCTTATCAATATAGGTTTACATTAAGGATCAGCATCAAGTGCatatctctttttgttttttgttttttttttaatgacggggaatttttttttttatgacggggaaccaccccacggaagagcccttaggactcacccatctAAACCCCCGGGTAGACTAGCACAGCAACCCTttgccatggcctcccacttaaatcgcagtttgatcGCAGGGGGAATCGAACCTATGACATGGgactcatgcacacaagttcatCATCAAGTGCATATCTCTTCGGATGGATAATAAATGGACCTACTCCATCATCAAGGATGAAGTTCCTCAGTGTATGCCTTTGAAGGATGATATTGCGCTGGTTGATGATACTAGAGTGGGAGTCAACTCCATATGGGAAATTTGGAGATATACTTTAGATTCTAGAATCTAGAGGTTCTAGGTTTAAGTAGGGGACCAAAACTGAATATGGGAAGTACaagtttaacaaaaattttaatagtGAGAGATATTAAAAAGGGATAGTCTAGAGACACCAAAGGGGGATTACTTTTGGCATCTTGGACCAAAAAATCACAGGGATGTGATATGGAGGATGTTGCTCATCGAATACCCCGAGTTAAGGAGAAAATTATATAGGGCGGCTATAAGGCAAGCTATGTTTTATGGTACAGAATGTTAGGCAGCTAAAAGCAACACGTACATAAAGTAACTAGATCgacaaatgtttttcttttttctttttgacaagTAACAGGATTGAGGAATGTTAAAATGAGTAGGCAGGATTACTAGGAAAGATATAATaggaataatttaatttgtccAGAGGTAGAGTCGGGTCCTATTGAGGAAAAGGGGAGGGAAACTTGTTTAAGATTGTTAGGATTTAATCATTTGCCATGGAGACTGTTCAATGCACTGGAATAAACAGTGATTTTATTCAAATTGAAAGAGTGAAACCGGCTCAAATAACATAGGCAGAAGTAGTGGATTAAGATATATTAACTAGAGAGGCAATAGGGAGCATGGTTTTATATACAACAGAATGATGAAAAACACTACATGTGAGCAACTCTGATTATTGATGAGGATCTAAAACCAACCCAGAACTGAATTAACTTAGTTGAGTATCATCTCCAGCTTAAGATTCTCTACAAGTACTATAACATTCCTAATAGGACCACTTGGCAGACTTCGTGTCGTCAATAACTAAGGAGCAAATAATGAGACATTACTCTACTATAAACCATTTAGGAAACaccaaatcaaaaaaaaaaagtaattaccTTCAATTGCTTCCTTATAATAGCCGAGCATCTCTCTTGCTGTGGCTCTACGTAAATAGGCCTTTACATTCtgaagaaaaagtagaaaacaattattttagcATACCAAAATGACGAGCAATCAGAAAATGGAAATCTAGGGAATATGCAGAACTTGGCCAGACTATGTAGACAAATTTTGGAAGTAGAAACCCTCATAGAGTCATCATTTCAGTAGTCAATGTTGTGCCTTTTTTTTATCCTGCAATAACCTACCTGAGCACCTTAGAAACACTATCATGTCCACTTCATTTTGTCCTAGGGTAATCAAGAAGAAAATACAGATCCAATTTACAACGTATGATAAATCTCCACTAGATAGACAACTATACTGTCTCCAGGCATGGCATGTCGTAAACAGCAGGAAACAGCAAGACAGTGTTTTTAAGTATCCTCATGATATGCCCCACAGAAGAAAAAACGACATTCAAGATATCTTTATGAACCAATAACAACTACAGTTGCAGacatgaaaattttttactGTTGCTGATCTCTTCCCCCATCCTGTCCTACTCCATGTAAATGCTACCTTGAATCTGGAAGCTTGAGTTTGATTTAACTCTCTAAGCATCAGTTCTACACCTGAATtttcatttgatattttttctttttatatcgGTAAACAAGTTCACTTGAAAATTTGAGGCAACATGGCGCCAATTCATGGAAGCATGATCTAGATTACGGCCCTTACCATGCAACGCCAGGTGTGGGATGTAGAAAACAGCAAGAATCACCACGCTTTAGGCAAAACACACAAGGCATGCATGTTATTATAACATCATACAGTGCATATAAATATACCATAAAACTTTTAGAGGAACAAATGTGAAAGAACAAGAATAGGACTCTTAAAAGTCCTGTCCACCACGCACCACAACTCTTACAAATATGACTTGCTTTTGGCATAGAACATGCACTAAATAACTTCACATGACCTAAACCCTGCAATTTGTATGAATTCACAGAGTACTCGTACTTCTATCATTCACTACATTATGCTTAATAATTGATTgctgaaacaaaataattataagagtTTTTATCAAGGGATTTTTTTCTGATAAGACAGTCAATGACAACAGCCCAAATTAGCACTAAATACAAAAGCCAGACTATATTAAGTATAAACCATTGTTGGATAGCTGGCATTgacaaattcattaattttaCTACTTACATAAGTTAGACCACAACCATGCACAAAAAGACATTTCAGAAGAAAGAAGTCACCTTTTTATCAAGAGTGATAGCTTGATTACAATCTGCCTCAGCTTGGAGGTAACTATATGGGCAAAAAGAGGCTGGTCACACATTTGATAACAATGCAAGGACTGAGAAGTTCAACCCTACTTAGCAAATAAAAACGAGGAGTGCAACCCAAGAATATGATAATACCTTCCCAGTTCCAGATATGCTAATGCCCTGTTACTGTAATACGTTGCAATAGTGCCACTAAGCTTAATAGCTTCTGTATAAAAGCCAATAGCCTTCTGCCATTGCTTATCTTTGAATGCTTCATTGCCCTGATCCACAGAGCCCAATAGCATCCAATTTAGGAGAAATAAATGCACAAATCACATAAAAACAAATACTAGAccatatattaatacaaaacACCTATGAAGGAAAATCGGGGTTGAAGAGCCAGGTCATTCATAACACTACTTAGCACATCTAGCACTACTGGTCAAACTCTAcaagtttattaaaatgaattccAAAGAGTTAAATGAGAACCATGCCCTAGATAGAGCTGAGTGGCCTAAAAGGATACATGTAGCCGCCCTAATTGAGTTGAGTTACCCATCCTTTACCTTTT
Protein-coding sequences here:
- the LOC109018046 gene encoding uncharacterized protein LOC109018046; the encoded protein is MLEESSSAKRDFSARVASLIDIETGWWDVSRVRALFNLKTASDVMKILLNPGQHEDVRMWHEKNGAFSVRSGYRFFKNLTQHDISESSNAHEEQKMWKAIWKIRVPNKYHDIKAAWQQLLLDLTFFFDLCIVTEAVVSLLHRGDQGLLSKFFLIAWSFWYRCNKWTIEHSLLNPLQTANYAISLQKLVLPAPAEPNYSMQKLGCWRTPPGFCKLNIDAALCFYLKKAGVGVVLRDEKENVLMAVSKSEHELHEPELVELLALLRGLQFNLHLGISKVVLESDCLLMVEALATNEDLLSSQSNLLKEVRNLLSHFEQYQVQRVIRGGNQVAHFLAKHAWSVYDLKMWMGSVPSFLHQYIWLDQTNL